Proteins found in one Sphingomonas sp. SORGH_AS_0879 genomic segment:
- a CDS encoding flagellin: protein MTVIATNISSLRASSASTSAQDALGVAMQRLSTGKRINSAKDDAAGLAIAASMTSQVRGMNQGIRNANDGISMAQTAEGALDEVANMLQRMRELAVQKANGTYSTSDQSNLTAEQDALSAQISTILTNTSFNGQKLFDGTAGTTGTVKIQAGSGTNDGINMVFGNLKAETALTDLINFTATPPVMKSTATLDQFDVGIGKVANIRAGLGAVQNRLQSAVNNLTSNMTNLSEARSRIEDTDYSVETTALAKAQILSQASTAMLSQANQSQQGVLKLLGQ from the coding sequence ATGACGGTTATCGCCACCAACATCTCGTCGCTACGCGCATCCAGCGCGTCGACCAGCGCCCAGGACGCGCTGGGTGTCGCCATGCAGCGCCTGTCGACCGGCAAGCGCATCAATTCGGCCAAGGACGACGCGGCGGGTCTCGCCATCGCGGCTTCGATGACCTCGCAGGTCCGCGGCATGAACCAGGGTATCCGCAACGCCAATGACGGCATCTCGATGGCGCAGACCGCCGAGGGCGCGCTGGACGAGGTCGCCAACATGCTCCAGCGTATGCGCGAACTGGCGGTGCAGAAGGCCAACGGCACCTATTCGACCAGCGACCAGTCGAACCTGACCGCCGAACAGGACGCGCTGAGCGCCCAGATTTCCACGATCCTGACCAACACCTCGTTCAATGGCCAGAAGCTGTTCGACGGTACGGCGGGCACGACCGGCACCGTCAAGATCCAGGCCGGGTCGGGCACCAATGACGGCATCAACATGGTCTTCGGCAATCTGAAGGCCGAGACGGCGCTGACCGACCTGATCAATTTCACCGCGACGCCGCCGGTCATGAAGTCGACCGCGACGCTCGACCAGTTCGATGTGGGCATCGGCAAGGTCGCGAACATCCGCGCCGGCCTGGGTGCGGTGCAGAACCGGCTCCAGTCGGCGGTCAACAACCTGACCTCGAACATGACCAACCTGTCCGAAGCGCGTAGCCGGATCGAGGACACCGATTATTCGGTGGAAACGACCGCACTCGCCAAGGCGCAGATTCTGTCTCAGGCCTCGACCGCGATGTTGAGCCAGGCGAACCAGTCGCAGCAGGGCGTGCTCAAGCTGCTCGGTCAGTAA
- a CDS encoding flagellin, with product MGVIASNISALRATSASTMATSALNVSMQRLSTGKRINSARDDAAGLAISASMTAQVRGMAQGIRNANDGISLAQTAEGALEEVANMLQRMRELKVQASNGTYATGDKDNIATEQLALATQINSVVANTTFNGKSLFGSAAATGYDIYTGATASDKVTVTSADLTLATGTSKLVKVTGTVAGPPYTAPTAASVAGVTLVQFDDAIAEISTTRASLGAAQNRLQSAVNNTTSTMTNLTEARSRIEDTDFSVETTALAKSQILSQASTAMLSQANQSQQGVLKLLS from the coding sequence ATGGGCGTCATCGCCAGCAACATCAGCGCATTGCGCGCGACCTCCGCTTCGACCATGGCGACCAGCGCGCTGAACGTGTCGATGCAGCGCCTGTCGACCGGCAAGCGGATCAACTCGGCGCGCGACGACGCCGCCGGCCTCGCCATCTCGGCATCCATGACCGCGCAGGTTCGCGGCATGGCGCAGGGTATCCGCAACGCGAACGACGGCATCTCGCTGGCGCAGACGGCGGAAGGCGCGCTCGAAGAGGTCGCCAACATGCTCCAGCGTATGCGCGAGCTGAAGGTCCAGGCGTCGAACGGCACCTATGCGACGGGTGACAAGGACAATATCGCCACCGAGCAGCTGGCGCTGGCGACCCAGATCAACAGCGTGGTGGCCAACACGACCTTCAACGGCAAGTCGCTGTTCGGTTCGGCCGCCGCGACGGGCTATGACATCTATACCGGTGCGACGGCGTCGGACAAGGTGACGGTCACCTCGGCCGACCTGACCCTGGCGACCGGCACGTCCAAGCTGGTGAAGGTCACGGGCACCGTCGCGGGCCCGCCCTATACGGCGCCGACCGCCGCCTCGGTCGCGGGGGTGACGCTCGTCCAATTCGACGATGCGATCGCCGAGATTTCGACGACGCGCGCCAGCCTGGGCGCGGCGCAGAACCGGCTGCAATCCGCGGTGAACAACACGACCTCGACCATGACCAACCTGACCGAAGCGCGCAGCCGCATCGAAGATACCGATTTCTCGGTGGAGACGACCGCGCTCGCCAAGTCGCAGATCCTGTCCCAGGCCTCGACCGCGATGCTGAGCCAGGCCAACCAGTCGCAGCAGGGCGTGCTCAAGCTGCTGAGCTGA
- a CDS encoding sigma-54-dependent Fis family transcriptional regulator, with protein sequence MPSILPSPALIKQKYALISALRAQGLAIAEPGAAPQAGDMFLLTPDDVVTHPTRTVIVGDGAEPAIIPASHGRPTTVIYPASEAGVGNSFVRALVAGPDMPTAADPESLALFTLAERVAQSDITVLINGPTGTGKEVVARAIHAQSARASKPFVAINCAALPESMLEALLFGHQKGAFTGAAQAGEGFFRAADGGTLLLDEIAEMPLQLQAKLLRVLQEREVIPLGASMPQSVDVRVIACANRDLQGEVAAGRFRADLYYRLSVFPLTTKPLSERRLDIPALAATMILRHAAGRAVMPWPSVAAIEKLAMHNWPGNVRELENVIQRALLFAGGATIEPEHIVFDRPMVANDTDDMPLTVTTAEATLGKVVQMSEFAAIRDMLAACGGNRVETAKRLGISERTLRYRLAKAREQGEEIIRPSSRAMMA encoded by the coding sequence ATGCCGTCGATTCTTCCCTCTCCCGCCCTGATCAAGCAGAAATATGCGCTGATCTCCGCATTGCGCGCGCAGGGTCTGGCGATTGCCGAACCGGGTGCCGCACCGCAGGCGGGGGATATGTTCCTGCTGACCCCGGACGACGTCGTAACCCATCCGACGCGCACCGTGATCGTCGGCGACGGGGCCGAGCCCGCGATCATTCCGGCAAGCCATGGCCGACCGACGACCGTGATCTATCCGGCAAGCGAGGCCGGTGTCGGCAACAGCTTCGTCCGCGCGCTGGTCGCCGGGCCGGACATGCCGACCGCCGCCGATCCGGAGAGCCTGGCGCTGTTCACTCTGGCCGAGCGGGTCGCCCAGTCGGACATCACCGTCCTGATCAACGGCCCGACCGGCACCGGCAAGGAAGTGGTGGCCCGCGCGATCCACGCCCAGTCGGCCCGCGCGTCCAAGCCGTTCGTCGCGATCAACTGCGCCGCGCTGCCCGAATCGATGCTGGAGGCGCTGCTCTTCGGTCACCAGAAGGGCGCGTTCACCGGCGCGGCCCAGGCGGGCGAAGGTTTCTTCCGCGCGGCGGACGGCGGCACGCTGCTGCTCGACGAGATCGCCGAGATGCCGCTCCAGCTTCAGGCCAAGCTGCTCCGCGTGCTTCAGGAGCGCGAGGTGATCCCGCTCGGCGCGTCGATGCCGCAGTCGGTCGATGTCCGCGTCATCGCCTGCGCCAATCGCGACCTTCAGGGCGAAGTGGCGGCGGGCCGGTTCCGCGCCGACCTTTATTACCGCCTGTCGGTCTTCCCGCTGACCACCAAGCCGCTGTCCGAGCGGCGGCTGGACATCCCGGCGCTTGCCGCGACGATGATCCTGCGCCACGCCGCGGGCCGCGCCGTCATGCCCTGGCCCAGTGTCGCGGCGATCGAGAAGCTGGCCATGCACAATTGGCCGGGCAATGTCCGCGAACTGGAAAACGTCATCCAGCGCGCCCTGCTCTTCGCGGGCGGCGCGACCATCGAGCCCGAGCATATCGTGTTCGACCGCCCGATGGTCGCCAACGACACCGACGACATGCCGCTGACCGTGACGACCGCCGAAGCCACGCTGGGCAAGGTCGTGCAGATGAGCGAATTCGCGGCGATCCGCGACATGTTGGCCGCGTGCGGCGGCAACCGGGTCGAGACGGCCAAGCGCCTGGGCATTTCGGAGCGCACGCTGCGCTACCGCCTCGCCAAGGCGCGCGAGCAGGGCGAGGAGATCATCCGCCCCTCTAGCCGGGCCATGATGGCATGA
- a CDS encoding flagellin: MAVIASNISALRATSASAMASNALNVSMQRLSTGKRINSAADDAAGLAISASMTAQVRGMAQGIRNANDGISMAQTAEGALDEVNNMLQRMRELAVQASNGTYASGDKTNIATEQDALQKQIVAITTNTKFNGKTLFDATAATGYDIYTGAGSADKVTVQSTDFTATASKVKVITDNTYTGATPGTPALSAYDDAIAEVSTTRAKLGAVQNRLQSAVNNTTSTMTNLTEARSRIEDTDFSVETTALAKSQILSQASTAMLSQANQSQQGVLKLLG; this comes from the coding sequence ATGGCAGTTATCGCAAGCAACATCAGCGCCCTGCGCGCTACCTCGGCCTCGGCCATGGCGTCGAACGCGCTGAACGTGTCGATGCAGCGCCTGTCGACCGGCAAGCGGATCAACTCGGCCGCCGACGATGCGGCGGGCCTCGCCATCTCGGCGTCGATGACCGCGCAGGTTCGCGGCATGGCGCAGGGCATCCGCAACGCCAATGACGGCATCTCGATGGCGCAGACCGCCGAAGGCGCGCTGGACGAGGTGAACAACATGCTCCAGCGGATGCGCGAACTGGCGGTGCAGGCGTCGAACGGCACCTATGCCTCGGGCGACAAGACCAACATCGCGACCGAGCAGGACGCGCTACAGAAGCAGATCGTCGCGATCACCACCAACACCAAGTTCAACGGCAAGACGCTGTTCGATGCGACCGCCGCCACCGGTTACGACATCTACACCGGTGCGGGCTCGGCGGACAAGGTGACCGTCCAGTCGACCGACTTCACCGCCACCGCGTCCAAGGTGAAGGTCATCACCGACAACACCTATACCGGCGCCACGCCCGGCACCCCCGCGCTCAGCGCCTATGACGATGCGATCGCGGAAGTGTCGACCACCCGCGCCAAGCTGGGTGCGGTGCAGAACCGGCTCCAGTCGGCGGTGAACAACACGACCTCGACCATGACCAACCTGACCGAAGCGCGCAGCCGGATCGAGGATACCGATTTCTCGGTGGAAACGACCGCGCTCGCCAAGTCGCAAATCCTGTCCCAGGCCTCGACCGCGATGCTGAGCCAGGCCAACCAGTCGCAGCAGGGGGTGCTCAAGCTGCTCGGCTAA
- a CDS encoding flagellin, which yields MAVIASNISALRATSASTMATNALNVSMQRLSTGKRINSAKDDAAGLAIAASMTAQVRGMAQGIRNANDGISLAQTAEGALDEVSNMLQRMRELAVQASNGTYATGDKTNIATEQLALANQINAVVANTTFNSKSLFDADAADTTKGFLIQTGATSNDTVRINTVNFQSGGTSGLKAVTGGGGGAPTTTTVAAVTLTQFDTAISEVSTARAGLGAVQNRLQSAVNNTTSTMTNLTEARSRIEDTDFSVETTALAKAQILSQASTAMLSQANQSQQGVLKLLS from the coding sequence ATGGCTGTTATTGCTAGTAACATCAGTGCCTTGCGGGCCACCTCGGCCTCGACGATGGCGACCAATGCGCTCAACGTGTCGATGCAGCGCCTGTCGACCGGCAAGCGGATCAACTCGGCGAAGGACGATGCGGCGGGTCTGGCCATCGCGGCGTCGATGACCGCGCAGGTTCGCGGCATGGCGCAGGGCATCCGCAACGCCAATGACGGCATTTCGCTGGCCCAGACGGCGGAAGGCGCGCTGGACGAAGTCAGCAACATGCTACAGCGGATGCGCGAACTGGCGGTGCAGGCGTCGAACGGCACCTATGCGACCGGCGACAAGACCAACATCGCGACCGAACAGCTCGCGCTGGCCAACCAGATCAACGCGGTCGTCGCCAACACGACCTTCAACAGCAAGTCGCTGTTCGACGCCGACGCGGCGGACACGACCAAGGGCTTCCTGATCCAGACGGGCGCGACCAGCAACGACACGGTGCGAATCAACACCGTCAACTTCCAGTCCGGCGGTACGTCGGGCCTGAAGGCGGTGACGGGCGGCGGCGGCGGTGCGCCGACCACGACTACTGTCGCGGCGGTCACGCTGACCCAGTTCGACACGGCCATCTCCGAGGTGTCGACCGCCCGCGCCGGTCTGGGCGCGGTGCAGAACCGGCTCCAGTCGGCGGTGAACAACACGACCTCGACCATGACCAACCTGACCGAAGCGCGCAGCCGCATCGAGGATACCGACTTCTCGGTGGAAACGACCGCGCTCGCCAAGGCGCAGATCCTGTCCCAGGCGTCGACCGCGATGCTGAGCCAGGCCAACCAGTCACAGCAGGGTGTGCTCAAGCTCCTGAGCTGA
- a CDS encoding ABC transporter permease has translation MLARHERHLIARYLWPGAGGRLVLLVGAIGCVGVAIGVASLVLVLAVMNGATAKLASSVAPVDGHLSITAAAHRLMDEAQVAAAIARLPGVARAKPLREITAALSIDGRMGPIRLQGLYPDGLARHPGLSRMAMGRRPDSPDSIAVGENAALQLGLLPGMPVALGRVEVGSDGAVSLKLFDARVAGLYHDDEADGGQSPVVIGPVAGLPILDDRAAVTRRVAVTLTKPADEAMVTGEIRRRLGPGYRIASWTQSNRALLAALATEKIGMTIAVGLVTVIALFNILSSMTLLARSKRREIAVLRSMGMSARGIARVFTTVGSVIAGVGAVAGLTLASGLLTQRDRIAAFVLWLAPTRERDLDVFLSLPIGISPHEVTIIGVCVLAGAVLASLYPAWQAARVSPALVLRGE, from the coding sequence ATGTTGGCCCGTCACGAACGTCACCTGATCGCGCGCTATCTGTGGCCCGGTGCGGGGGGACGGCTGGTCCTGCTGGTCGGTGCGATCGGCTGTGTCGGGGTGGCGATCGGCGTCGCCTCGCTCGTGCTGGTCCTGGCCGTGATGAACGGCGCGACCGCCAAGCTGGCCAGCAGCGTCGCGCCGGTCGACGGACATCTCAGCATCACCGCCGCCGCCCACCGATTGATGGACGAGGCGCAGGTCGCCGCGGCGATCGCCCGGCTGCCCGGTGTCGCGCGCGCCAAACCGTTGCGCGAAATCACCGCCGCGCTCAGCATCGACGGGCGGATGGGCCCGATCCGCTTGCAGGGACTCTATCCCGACGGGCTGGCGCGCCATCCCGGTTTGTCGCGCATGGCCATGGGCCGCCGCCCCGATTCGCCCGACAGCATCGCGGTCGGCGAGAATGCCGCGCTGCAACTGGGGCTGTTGCCGGGGATGCCGGTCGCGCTGGGCCGGGTCGAGGTCGGTTCCGACGGGGCGGTGTCGCTGAAGCTGTTCGATGCGCGGGTCGCCGGGCTTTATCATGACGACGAAGCCGATGGCGGACAGTCGCCCGTCGTCATCGGCCCGGTGGCGGGCCTGCCGATCCTGGACGACAGGGCGGCGGTGACGCGCCGGGTCGCGGTGACGCTGACGAAACCCGCCGACGAAGCGATGGTGACCGGTGAAATCCGCCGCCGCCTCGGCCCCGGCTATCGCATCGCGAGCTGGACCCAGTCCAATCGCGCGCTGCTCGCCGCGCTGGCGACCGAGAAGATCGGCATGACCATCGCGGTCGGACTGGTGACGGTGATCGCGCTGTTCAATATCCTGTCCTCGATGACCCTGCTCGCCCGCTCCAAGCGGCGCGAGATTGCGGTGTTGCGCAGCATGGGCATGTCCGCGCGCGGCATCGCGCGGGTGTTCACCACGGTGGGCAGCGTGATCGCCGGGGTCGGCGCGGTGGCGGGCCTCACGCTGGCGAGCGGCTTGTTGACCCAGCGCGATCGGATCGCGGCGTTCGTCCTGTGGCTGGCCCCGACGCGCGAGCGCGATCTGGACGTCTTCCTGTCGCTGCCCATCGGAATTTCGCCGCATGAGGTGACGATCATCGGCGTCTGCGTGCTGGCGGGCGCGGTGCTGGCCAGCCTCTATCCCGCCTGGCAGGCGGCGCGCGTGTCGCCCGCGCTGGTGCTTCGCGGTGAATAG